In the Panthera leo isolate Ple1 chromosome D3, P.leo_Ple1_pat1.1, whole genome shotgun sequence genome, TCGTCCTCCAAAGGAGACCTGCTCTCCGACTCGCTGACTCGGCTGCGCCGGAGGGCGTGGGAGATGGGAGCCCGGCGGCGGCTTCTCTTGCTGAGCTGCACCCGGGTCTTGAGGGCACTTGAGTCGAGGACTGAGGTTTGCTTTgggagcagcagggagggggaaggagaaaagcaCGGGGACCATTAACTGAGGGTACCACCCGCGGGAGGCGTGCGTAGCTTCCCTGATGCCCGAGATGCTGTTTAGGTGGTACGTGGGCCACCTGAGCCCGGGAGCCTGAATTTCTCTGCGAAACATACCATGTAGGCTGGTCACAAGAATCCAATGAAGGCGGAACGCCCTAGCACGGAGCCAGCCACCTGGTGGACAGGAATGAAAGTGCCCTTCCCGTCCTCGTGACACCATGGGAGCAGGTAAGCTAGAGCAGCGCTTCGTATACAGCAGGACCCTGATACGTGTTTGTTTGCTGGTTGAACGAATAGCCGAATACATCATCTCACCGAATCCTTGTAGGAACCTTGTCCGCGCAGGGCCCATGAGCTGAGGCACTCTCTGCGTGGTTCCCCCTTTGCTCATGATAATTCAGGGCGCAGGTAGGGGTGGGCAGGGCAACGCGCCTGCACCAAGCACTCGTCTGCAAGCTTCACGCTCCGAATGGAGGCAGGCAGACGGTCAGTGATGCTTTCCGAGCTCATCACCTCCCACGGTGCGAGGGCCGGGGATGCAGACCACCCAGGTAGGCCCAGCATAGAGGACGGGCAGTCACTCATTTGGGGATCGCCTGGGGGGGATGGTGGTGAGGCACTCAGACTCAGGTGAGTCTGTGCTCAAGTCCCACTCGGTTCAAAGCTTAGCTGTGGGACCTCGAGCGGcggacttcacctctctgagcctgggtgTCCCTCTTTGTAAAAAGGGGACCCCAATCATATCCGCTTCCTATGGGAAGCTGGGAGAATTTGGTGAGCCCAGGTATGGAAAGCCCTGCTTTCACACAGGGTCTGAAAGGCTCCCACAGGCAAGAGCTGTTACCGGCCAGCTTGCGTCCTTGCCTGCAATGTTGGTCTCTTCCTCTCAGGTCTACCTTGGAGAAATTCCATCACCCAAGGCCTTGCTAGACGAGCGATGACGGGCTAATTTCAGTGAATCGTTTCCCACAGTTGGGAAGTGGCACACACCACACCggggacaggaggagggagcTAATGTTTGTGCACCTGCCTCTCAAATTGGTCACAATGGCGTCCAGCGGTGGGACCTGATGGGGCTGGGGCAAGAAGGGGAGACACACAAGTCACAGAGCCAGTGTTTCAGACTCAGAgacagtgggggcgggggaactACCGAGAGGGGTGGCTGGTTGTGATTTCCCAGGGCTGCTCTTGCAGCCACAGGCTGGGGCTGTGGGTCTGGATACCTTAGTGCCGCACCTTCCCTTTCAACCTCCAAACAGCCCCCACGGGAGACCCGAATTGTGGTGGGCAGTGCATGGAGACCTCAGTGTGCATTCAGCCAGCTGCTGGACCCGTGCTCGGGGACACCTGCACCTGAGCCACTCAGTGGCCACTTTGGTTCCCTAAGCTGCAAAATGGGGCAGGAATTTTTGCCTCTTGGGGTTACTGACATGTAAGCAGTCCAGGGACTGACGCTCAGGGACCAGTGGCCGCTGACATTGCTGTTGATATTTATAACGGCCACTGAGAAAGAATTGCTTAGGGTTCTAGAAGGTTAAGTCCAGAGGATTATGTCACGGTGACATCATACGAGCACGGAAGCTACAGCAATGCTTGGCGCATAGCTTgagctcagttaagtgtttgttgaatgaataactgaataTATCACCTAACTCAATCCTTAGTCCATGTTTATATAGGGGGTGGCCCAATGGAGACTGAACTTGTGTCTTTCCCGTCTCTGCCCTTCCTTACCCAGAGGTGCCATCGAGAGACCCGGACCATACTTAGGAGGGGGCGCTCCCTCTGAGGACCCAGAGGGAGACCTTTCTCCTCAAGCAGCAGTGTTCCTTCTCTGGGGAGAATCCAGGCCGCCATCCCTAAGAGTATAGGCCAAGACAGCGGCTTGCTTTTACATTTTGCATCATTTAGATGATGCATCCACAGGATGGCGGGCGGGGGATAGGCCTAATGTCAGAGAAGGACAACAGTAAGACTTCaatgtttgaaaaggaaaatgtcCGTGACCCCTGCAGGGGGGCAGCTCCTGCGGGAGGAAAGAGGACAGACGCTGGTCTGGAAGGGGCTGGAGCAGGATGCTTctgggcctgggtggctggcaTCCAGGAGGCTGGGGACCCACATAAGGGCTGTCTGTGCCGGGGGCGGAGTGGGGGGGACTGCTTCCCGGAACTGCTATTATGCATTTCTAGAGAGACTGGGATCCCCCGGGACCAGAGACACATCGCACCAAGCCAGACCTCGGTGTGGACACCCAGCAGAATGGGTCTGAGCAAACTCCAGACTTGGCATGCCGGGAATGGCGAACTCAGGCAGACCCCCGTCAGACGTCCCGCTGACCTAGCAGGTACGGGTCTACGATCGGTTTTAACGTGAACACACGCGATCACATTTGAGGTCATGGAGCCCATCGTGCTGGTTATCAGCggatgaggaagccaaggctcCGAGAGGTGAAGACATTTGCGGGCATACGGTAGGTCCCAGCTACAGGCAGACATCGGTCCCATCTCGAAGACTGTGCCCTCTGCACCTGCCACGGGGGTCGCGGGCACACAGATTCTACCCCCGGGAGGGGCAACGGAGCAGCCCTTTCAGAAGGAACGACTCTTCCCGATGCACGTTCCCACTTCCTGACTCACATCAATGAAGGAGAAGTCGTCCACGCTCTTCGCAGGGCAAGCGTCCGGCGGGGGCAGCCCCTCCGTCCCATCGGTGGATTCCAGGTCAGTGCTGGATTGGTCCACGCTGGTGCTCCGCTGGTCCCTGGAGCCACTGTGCTGGTCCCCGGCCGAGGTGGCCTCCGTCTGGGAGGACAGGGAGGACAGGCGGCTGCCGGGCAACTGTTGCCGCACCGACACGGCACTGCTGTCTGGGGACGGGGACTCAGGAGCCAGACTacgagaaaggagggaagggagatatGATTGTGCAGGTGGTTTCAGAGAACTGAAGTGCGAGCAAAGGAAGCGGCAGAAAGCAGGTTTGGGGTGTGTTTTATATGCCAGGAAACAAGACCCAGGACATCCCTGTGGGATAACCTTTCTGGGCACAGCCAGGTGCTGCCCATGATGCCTCCAGAACATTCCACAGGTGTGGAATGGAAGGGGTCAGTCTCGCCCCGCTCAAGACCCTCCGACCCTGTACTGGGCAGGAGTGAGGGAGCCACTGGTCACACGCGGCTACTGGGCCATCCCCATGTGGCACGTGTGAGCCCAGAGTATAAAGTACACGCGGGATTCCCAACACTTtggattaaaaagagagagagagagagagaatgtaaaataCTGATTACACGTTGAAATGATAACATCTCAGATCTGGATTCAATAAAACAGTGTTATTTAAGTTGAGTTGTCAAGATTAATTTCCACCTggtttcttttttactcttttgaCGTGGCTACGAGAATATCTTAAGTTACCCACACCTCACCTTTGCAGCTCGAGCTGTATTTCTGTTGGACAAGCGCTgatgtcaataaaaaaaaaaaatcgccagCAGTCACTTGAGgaagagtgggaggtgggggaatcTTCCACGTGGctctattcatttgttcattcactcaggCATGCATGCGATCaagatttactgagcacttactctgtgccaggctctatgctaaaAACTGAGTCCCTGAATCCTCTTTCCAATCCTGTGAGGGTCACCCTCTGATCTTGAAGCCACCACAAGGCCATCAGGTGGGATTCACCTCAGGAAATTAAATATTGATCCCActaaagatgaggaaaccgaggcacagagatgtGAAGTAGCTTGCCCAAAGGGCCAGAACGGACTCTGGAATCCATGCCCTTGACCCTTCTCCGACTTCCGGAACGTCTGCCCGTGCTAATGTATTTAAGTATGGCTTGGATAACTGGGACCACATAAGATAGGAATTTGTAAATCACTTAAGCCAAAAAAATTAagccattaaattaaaaagtctcCCCCCTCCCATTAAAAAGACACCAAAGTCAAGAGCATGGGAGAGCTATCCGGGAGGAAGGGCAGTCGGGCACCCAGCCACCATCGCTGATAGAAGGGGTCTGCAGCCCTAGAAGCTGCCCGAGCTACACCCCTGAGCAGAACCTCTGACCCAGGTGTACTGGTGGTTCACCCCGGGGGGCACAGCCATGCTCTGTCAGCCCTGGGATGATGTTACTCCTCGGAAGGGGCAGGATGTTGGGTTATGGGTGGGACTGAAGCAAGTCCCCGAACCATGAGGGAAATACCACCAAGGAGGCAGCAGATGGCGCcattgcccagggctgggggcacagCGGCTGCTGGTCCGGCCAGGGAGAGGGCGCTGCAGTGCCTCTGGGGAACAGAAGGGGGCGTCCACCCACAGGAGAGGTCCCAGGTCCCCCAGGCAGGGACTCACCTGGCCTTAGGTTCTGGGGGTAACAGAGGCCTAGGGAGCGTGAGAGACGCAAGACGGAGATGCAGCCTTCTGCGTCCCGAGGGTTCTTGCAGGAAATTTAAGTTAAGTCTAGTGACAGGTAAGTAGGCTCATtaataaaacacatttcaagGGTTAGGGGAGAAAAGACTTTCACAGGAGCTTTAAGAAACCTTTGCTTCCCATTTTCGTCTTtgtacccatttttttaaaaatgtttatttatttattttgtgagaaagagagcatgggggaggggcagagagagagggagagagaatcccaagcaggttctgagctgtcagcacagagcccgacgcggggctcaaactcacaaaccgtgagatcacgacttgaactgaagttggctgcttaacggactgagccaccaggcgcccccccccccaccccgccgccatATACCCATTTTTACTTCCATCCACCTCCACCCAACTTTTATATCGAGGGCTGTGGGACGTTACCCAGTAGAGGGTTGTGACCACCCCCCAGCTGAGAAGGCGGGGGAAGCAGGTGGGAGACCTGGGGCTCAGTCCACCCCAGCCCCGGGCATGCCACCCACAGGCGAGAAAACTGAGTCGTGACACAGCTGGCAAGGGGCCGTGCCGCAGTCAACCCAGGTCTCTGTGACTTTAAAAGACCACGCGGCCCTCACTGTGGTCACATGACCACGTGATCCTGGGGCCCCCGGCTAGGGAAGACATGAGCTGAGAACACGACCTTGTCCACCCCAGATGTCCCACCCAAGGCAGAGAAGAAATATCGTATCTTTAAAACCACAAACAGGTGCAGTGAACAGGtactcctactatgtgccaggaaatcTGCTGATTGCCGTACAGATTCCCCTCCCAGCCACCCCTTGTGATGGGTTGCCTCAGCCTTGGCCTCCGCAAGACAGGGCAACAGGATTAGATGTTAACACCTTCATGTGCTTACAACAGTGCTTGGCTCAATAAACCCTGGCTGTTTTTATAAGCGTCGTTCCCTTCCCATAGAGGAGGAGGACCGGAAAACCGGGAAAACGTAGCTAATTTAGCCAGAGTCCCACAGCCAGCGAGGGCTGAGCTAGAACTCAGAGGTGCCTGCCTCTTGTATCCAGGCTGTTCTTGATAACCTGAAGCCTTCTGCCACAGTCAAAACCAGGCAGACCTCTGAGGGCCCTCCAAGCCATTAACTGGGgcgatattctctctctcaaaaaataaatatactaaaaaaattttttgtataaaaagggggtgcatgggtggctcagtcaggtaagcgtcctgactcttgatttcggctcagctcatgatctcatggttcatgagtttgagccctgcatcaggctctgcactgcttgggattctctcttcctctctctctgcccctcccctgctctctctctctctctctctcaaaaaataaataagctaaaaaaaagtttactgggGTGATATTAAATGCAGACATAGCTAATAAGGCAACAGGTATAGTACATTCCTAGATCTGTAAACATATCCAGATATGGTGAAAAAAGTCTAGACAGACATCTAACAAAAAACACTGATGCCCTCATTAATGATCTGTGGGCTGGGATGataggtatttttcattttcttcgtaatttctttcactgtggtaaaacacacataacataaaattttccatcAGTGACATTTAGCAcactgtgcaaccatcaccgcaATGTAATTCGAGAACTTCTTCGTTCCCCCAAAAGGAAGCCTGGTACTTGTTAATGTCAGcccctacctacctacctacccccagcccctggcaactaacctactttccatctctatggACTTACCtaatctggacatttcatacattattttaagatgatttgtatgttctggggcgcctgggtggctcagtcggttgagcgtctgacttcggctcaggtcatgatctcaccgtgagttcgagccccgagtcgggctctgagctgaccgctcagagcctggagcctgcttgggatcctgtgtctccctctgtctctgcccctcccctgctcacgctctgtctctctctttctcaaaaataaaaattttaaaaaacaaatgaaataaaataatttgtactttctaaattttcttttttacaacaaGAATGCATTACTCTTGTACTTACGCACAAAACAGGTTCTAGTTATATAGAAATGAGGGGGCAGGTGGGCCACActgccatccaggggccccacctCGAAGCCAGAAGCCCTGGGATGCCCTACCTCTCCCCGCTCTGGCGCTGGTCTGTCCACGTCCCATACTGGCTGTCGGCTTCCTGCACGAGGGTGTCGGTGTCCTTGGCTTCGGGGGGCCGCCTGGAGAAACACTGCTTCAGTTGGTCCTGTGGGGACAAGCCAGAGGGAAGATTTCTATCAGGGGAAAATGCTCAGAACCTGGTCCCCAGCTGACACAGATCACATGGCATTGCCCCTGACTCAAACCCACCCCAGCTCCCGACTGTGCTCAGCGACGGGTCCAAATGTCTGGGGTGGGCATTAGGGCGACCAGCTGCGCCAATGTGCCCAAGGCATCACAGGATGCAGGAGCGTCAGTGCTGAAGGCAAGCAAGCAGTGCTGAGATGAAGGTGTCACCCTCCCCAGCACGCTGCCCCGTCCTCAGGGCCCCTCTCCGCCTGGCATTGCAGGCGGGATgaacttctctccatctcctgtCTCCCAGGACTTGTCCACCTGGTAGGGATGCTCCCTCACCCGTCCCCCGCCCCAGGTTCCCACCGCCATTGGCTTCCCATCTGCATCATCCAATATGGCATTCATGGAGCATTTAACTGTGCCCAGCGGCAATCAAGCTGCGTGCACTTTGTCTCGCTGAACAGCAATTCCATGGCAATCTTTATTACAATCCCTGTTTTGcagatgggaacactgaggctcaggccGGTCGAGTGACAGGCCCCAAATCAAACAGCCTGTGCACGGTGAAGTGGAACCCAAACCCGGGCAGGAGGCTGGGACCCGACAACCAAACGGATAACCACTGCATCCCAGGCAGCCTGGATCGCTGGGTATTCACTACCTACTCAGTTGCTATCTCTGCCCTCAGCCGGGGCGCTTGGAAGGAGTGCTGGCACATGGTGGGCAGTCTGTAGACCTCCCCTAAGTGGCTGAACTGCTGGCTTCCCCCACCTTATTCACTTTGGCAAGTTAaaagccccttccctgctcaacaaccttcagtggctccctagtGCCCTCCAGCTGAAATCCAACACGCCTTGTAACGGAGCCCCAAATTTCCTCTCCAGTGTGCCATCTCCTACCCCAAACaaacccttcctcccaccctccctgaccTCCGCACTGAGTCCCACACAAGCCTCCCACATCCCAGTCTCTGTGGTTTTGCTTGCACCCCTCCTTCTTCCTACCATCCTCCTCAGCCAAAGCCATTGCAAACCACGGCGATCTCTCCTCCTGCTGAACCCTTCCTGCCCATGCTGGACTCACTGTGGTACCAGGTAAAGTTTGACATAGAAGGTATTTCCTCAAGAGGTATTTACtgagcgcctactatgtgccaggcaccagggaaCCGGGGGTGGGGGATCGCAGCACAGCAGACAC is a window encoding:
- the KIAA1671 gene encoding uncharacterized protein KIAA1671 homolog isoform X2, translated to MEYYYCPSLLKLLQYLWDQLKQCFSRRPPEAKDTDTLVQEADSQYGTWTDQRQSGESLAPESPSPDSSAVSVRQQLPGSRLSSLSSQTEATSAGDQHSGSRDQRSTSVDQSSTDLESTDGTEGLPPPDACPAKSVDDFSFIDQTSVLDSSALKTRVQLSKRSRRRAPISHALRRSRVSESESRSPLEDEADNAWMFKDSTEEKSPRREESDEEEKPHRAERTPTGHPQRMPVFPGMDPAVLKAQLHKRPEADSPGETPGWTPQPKTPKSPFQLGSRVLPSSMEKDDRSEEPSPQWLKELKSKKRQSLYENQA